The Saccharopolyspora gregorii genomic interval CCGTCGTCACCGACCGGGGCCCGTTCGCCCCCGGCGCGCTCGCCGGGTACGAGCACCCCACCCACGACCAGGGGGAACAGGAATGACCGAACCGGTAGCGGCCCGCTGGGTCGTCATCGACATCGAAGGCACGGTCACCCCGACCAGCCAGGTCCGCGAAGTGCTCTACGACTACGCCCGCCCCAGGCTCGGCCCGTGGATCGACGAGCACCCCGACGACCCGGAGGTCGGCGCCGCGGTCGCCGACGTGCGCGCCGAAGCGGGCCTGCCCGCCGACGCCGGCACCGACGCGGTCGTGGCGGTGCTGCACGCCTGGATGGACGCCGACCGCAAGGCCACCCCGCTCAAAACCCTGCAGGGCCTCATCTGGCGGCAGGGCTACGCGGACGCGGAGCTGACCACCGAGCTGTTCCCCGACGTCGTCGGCGCCCTGCTGCACTTCCACGACCAGGGCGCGGGGCTGGCCGTGTTCTCCTCCGGGTCGGTGGCCGCGCAGATCGCGTCGTTCTCGCACACCGGCGACGGGGACCTGCGGCACCTGTTCCAGCACCACTTCGACACCACCAACGCCGGGCCCAAGCGGGAGGCGCGCTCCTACCGGGCGATGACCGAAGTCCTCGGCACCGACCCCGGTGACGTGCTGTTCGCCTCCGACGTGCCCGCGGAACTCGACGCCGCCGCCGAAGCCGGGTGGCGCACCGTCGGGCTCGCCCGGCCCGGCGAACCGTTCGCCGACGCCGACTTCGGCACGCACCGCGCCGTCACCACCTTCGACGACATCAGCATCGAGGTGCCCGCATGAGCGCCCCCATCACCGCCGGGGAGCTCGACGCCGCCGGGGCCGCGCTGGCCGCGGAATCCGCGCGGTTCGCCGGGCTCGGCTGGATGCGCGGCACCTCCGGGAACCTGTCGGTCACCTTGCGCACCGACCCGCTGCGGCTGGCGGTCACCACCAGCGGCCGGGACAAGGGCGAACTGACCCCGCAGGACGTGGTGGTCGTCGACGCGGCCGGCGCCGCCGTCCCCGACCAGCCGCGGCCCGGCCGGCGGCCGTCCGCCGAAGCCGGGCTGCACGCGCGCGTCGCCGCCCGCGCCGGAGCGGGAGCCGTGGTGCACGTGCACGTCATCGCCCCGGTGCTCGCCGCCGCCCGTTGGCCCGGCGGAATCGTGCTGCGCGACCTGGAGATGCTCAAAGGGCTCGGCCGCAGCGCCCACGACGACGAGGTGACCGTGCCGGTCGTACCCAACGGACAGGACATGACCTGGCTCGGCGACCGCTTCGACGAGGTCTTCGACCCGGCGACCCCGGCGCTGGTCGTCGCGGGCCACGGCGTGTACGTGTGGGGCGACGACCTCGCCCAGGCGCGGCACCGCACCGAATGCCTGGAGTGGTTGACCTCGTTCGCCCTCGCCGCCGACCAGCACACCTCGTGAACAGGAGAACCGCATGACCCTGCTGACCGTCTGGGACGACACCGACCCGGGCACCGCCACGCTGCGCACCGAGGACCCCGCCGAGATCGGTGGCGTCCTCAAGGAGTTCGGGGTCCGCTTCGAACGCTGGCAGCTGCGGGAGCTGCCCGCCGACGCCACCTCCGAGCAGGTCCTCGACGCCTACCGGTCCGAAGTGGACCGGGTCATCGACAGCGAGGGCTACATCAAGGTCGACGCGATCGCGATGCGGCCCTCCGCCGACCCCGAATGGCCGGCGAAGGCCAAGGCCGCGCGGGAGAAGTTCCTGTCCGAGCACACCCACGACGACGACGAGGACCGGTTCTTCGCCCGCGGCGCCGGGGTGTTCTACCTGCACCTCGACGGCAAGGTGTACGCGGTGCTGTGCGAGGCCGGGGACCTGCTCAGCGTCCCCGCCAACACCACGCACTGGTTCGACATGGGCACCAGCCCCGACTTCGTGTCCATCCGCTTCTTCCACGACGACGACGGGTGGATCGGCGAGTTCCTCAACACCGACACCGCCGAGAAGTTCCCCACCTTCGACGACCTGATGGCCGGTCGCTGACGGTCCGCTTCCCGTCGGGAGCCGGGCCGGGTGGCGGAACCTCAGCGGTGCCCTCGCGAGGGCACCGCTGAGAAACCGCGGGCGGGTGGCCGGCCGCGCAGCACCTCCGCCGCCGGGAGGGGAATCCGCCGCGCGAGGCCGTGGGTGCACGGCCCGGCCGGTCCTGCCGGACCGGTGGGCCGTTCACCCGCGGGTCAGCGGCAGGCGTTCTCGATGACGTCCGCGCCCGCGACGGGGCCGCCGGCGGCGGCGATGTCGGCGCGCATGCCGGCCAGGTTGGCCCTGATGTCCTCGTCGGAGGCGACGGCCTCCACCGCGGCGAACACGCTCTGCGCGGTGATCTCCTCCTCCGGCAACCTGCGGCCCAAGCCCAGTTCGGTGACGCGGTCGGCGTTGGCGGCCTGCTCCATCATCTGCGGGACGCCCACCATCGGGACCCCGTAGGCCAGCGCCTCCATCGTCGACCCCATCCCGTTGTGCGTGACGAACGCCGAAGCGCGCCGCAGCACCCCCAGCTGCGGGAACGAGGGCCGCACGTCGAAGTTCGCCGGGATCTCACCGAGCTCGGCGACGTCCACCACACCGCCGATGGACATCGCGACCTGCCAGCGGGTGCCGCCGAAGGCCTCCAGGAACGTGCGGTACAGGTCCGGGCGGTCGTTGAACCCGGTGCCCAGCGAGATGAACAGCAGCGGTGCCTGCTCGTCGGCCGGGGTGTAGTCCTGCTCGGCGCGGCTGCCCAGGCACGGGCCGACGAAGTGGAAGCCGTCGTCGAAGGTCTCCCCGCCGAACTGGAACGACTTCGGCAGGAACACCACGCTGTCCGCACCGGGTACCGGGCGCATCGGGAACTGGTCGCCGGAGAGCCCGTACTCCTCGCCGAGCTCCTGGAACAGCGCGGCCGCCTTCACCAGCGCCGGGTGCTGCGGGTCGAAGTCCGCGGGCACCGACCGCTGCTGCAGCGACACCTGCTCGTTCGCGGCGAAGCTGGGTACCAGCGGGACGATCGGCACGTCCAGCTTCTGCGCGAGCAGCCGGCCCGCCGGGGTGAGCATGTCGACGCACACCACGTCGGGCCGGTCCGCGGAGAACCGCTCCAGCAGCACCGGCAGCGCGTTGCGGCTCTCCCCGTGCAGGTACTCCAGCATCCCGGCCATCACGTCGACGGTCATCTGCATGCCGGGCCGCACCGACGGCAGCGTCGAGGGCATCTCGACCCCGTCGGCTCCCGCGGCCTCCACCAGCTCGAGCATGCTCTGCCCGGTGGCGTAGCTGACCCGGTTGCCGCGCCGGGTGAGCTCCTCCACCAGCGGCAGGGTCGGGTTGATGTGCCCGTGGCCGGGCACGGTGACCACGGCGATGTGCTTGTTCACGATTCCCCTAGCGATCGGTATCGGCCGCTCGGCCCGCACCGGTCCAGTCTGCCCGTCCCCGCTCGGCGAGGTGCGCGGGGAGCCGTGCGGTGATCGTCACACCGCGCGTGCTCCCGACATCGGATGGTCACTGCGCTCGCCCGCCGCGGCGATCAGCCCTTCACGCAGACGACCTGCTTGAGGTGGGCGACGACGTCGACGAGGTCGGTCTGCGCCCGGATCACCTCGTCGATGTCCTTGTAGGCGGACGGGATCTCGTCGACCACGCCCGCGTCCTTGCGGCACTCCACCCCCGCGGTCTGGGTCGCCAGGTCGGCGGCGGTGAACGTCCGGCGCGCCTTCGACCGCGACATCGCCCGCCCCGCGCCGTGCGAGGCGGAGGTGAACGACTCCGGGTTGCCGAGGCCGCGCACGATGAACGATCCCGTCCCCATGCTGCCCGGGATGATCCCGAGTTCGCCGCTGCCCGCGCGGATGGCGCCCTTGCGGGTCACCAGCAGCGGCACGCCGCCGTAGGTCTCCTCGGCGACGTAGTTGTGGTGGCAGGAGATCGGCTCGTCGAACCGGGTGCCCGGCACGGTGGCCGCCAGCGCCCGCTGCACCAGCGACACCAGCACCGCCCGGTTGCGCCGCGCGTACTCCTGCGCCCAGAACAGGTCGCGCCGGTAGGCCGCCATCTGCGGGGTGCCCGCCACGAACACCGCCAGGTCCCGGTCCGGCAGGTCGGCGTTGTGCGGCAAGGACTTCGCCACCTCGATGTGCCGCTCGGCGAGCTCCTTGCCGATGTTGCGGGAACCCGAGTGCAGCATCAGCCACACCCGGCCCTCGTCGGTGCCGCCCTGCTCCAGGCACACCTCGATGAAGTGGTTCCCGCCGCCGAGGCTGCCCAGCTGCCGCAGCGCCCGCTGCCGCCTGCCGCGCACCCCGTCGTGCAGCTCCTCGAAGCCGCCCCAGAACCCGTCCCAGCCCGATTCGCCGGCCACCCGGCCGGTGTCCACCGGTTCGTCGTGCATCGCGAACCCGACCGGCACCGCCGATTCGATGCGCCGCCGCAGCCGGCCGAGGTCGTCGGGCAGGTCCGCGGCTCGCAACGAGGTGCGCACCGCGCTCATCCCGCAGCCGATGTCCACCCCGACCGCGGCCGGGGACACCGCGTCGCGCATCGCGATGACGCTGCCGACCGTCGCGCCCTTGCCCAGGTGCACGTCCGGCATCACCGCCAGCCCGTGCACCCACGGCAGGTCGGCGATGTTGCGCAGCTGGGCCATCGCCGCGTCCTCCACCCGGGACGGGTCCGCCCACATCCGGATGGGCACCCCGCTGCCCGGCACCACGCTGACCACCACGACCTCCTAGGAAGAACCGCCACCGGACCCGACGGGTCTCCGGGGCGGGAAGACGAAGAACCCGGGCCGCTCGGGCCCGGGCACCAGCACGCGAGAACGACGGGCGTCAGCGGACGCCACGACGCGCGGGCAGGACGGGACACGAGCGGATTCGCCACCGGACCGGCGCCACGCGACCACCTCCCGCGCGCTCGAACGACTCGTCGATCATGCGGTGCGGCTTCGCCGGGCCGCAACCGAATTTCGGCGCGGCCGGGCCTCACGCCCGGGTGAACTCGGTGGTCAGGACGTGGGCCTTCGCCGGGCCCGCCACGTGCCAGCGCTGCCACCAGGAGCCGGGGCCGTGCACCGCGTACTCGCCGCGGTAGAGGTCGGCCCGGCACGGGTGCTCCACCCGCCAACGCCCGGACCGCAGGTCCAGGTCGTGGAAGTAGCCGCCGTGGTCGAAGTGCACCGACGCGGTGGCCGGGTCGACCAGCCGGTAGTGCAGCGTCCGCTGCGCCGGACCGCGGTGCGCGCCCAGCTCCAGCTCCCCGGTCTCGCGGTACACGAGCTCGCCGGACCCGGCGGTGAACTCCGCTTCGCCCGCGAAACCGCCCAGCCGCACGCCCGCGTCGTCGGCTATGTCGCGCCGCAGCACCCACCGGCCCGCGAAGTACTCCGCCAGGTCCGGGACGGGAACCGGGGCGAGGTCCGGGACCGGGAGCGGCTCGGTCACGCCGAGGCGCCGGTGGAGCCGCCCACCACCGCGTCCGAGGACGCGGCCTCCTTCGGCGGCAGCAGGCCGGACACGTCCGAGCCGGTGTCGTTGACCTTGAGCACGAACGGGCGGGTCTCGGTGTAGCGCACCACGCTGATCGAGCACGGGTCGACGACGATCCGCTGGAACCCGTCCAGGTGCACGCCCAGCGCGTCCGCCAGCACCGACTTGATCACGTCGCCGTGCGAGCAGACCGCCCACACCGCGTTCGCCCCGAACTCCGCCGACACGCGCGCGTCGTGCTCGCGGATCGCGGCGACCGCCCGCGCCTGCACGTGCGCCAGACCCTCCCCACCGGGGAACACCGCCGCGGACGGGTGCTGCTGCACCACCGACCACAGCGGTTCGGCGGTCAGCTCGGAGATCTTCCGGCCGGTCCAGTCGCCGTAGTCCACTTCGGAGAGCCGCTCGTCCACCACCGGTGCCAGCTCGCGGGCCGCGGCGAACTCCCGCACCGTCTCGCCGCACCGCTGCAGCGGGGAGACCACCAGCGAGGAGATCGGCACCTCCGCGAGCCGCCCGGTCAGGCCCGCCGCCTGCGCGTTCCCCGCGGTGTCCAGGCCCACGCCCGGGCTGCGCCCGGCCAGCACCCCCGAACCGTTCGCCGCCGACCGTGCGTGCCTGAGCAGGATGAGTGTCGCCACGGAAACCGAGGGTAGGCCCCGCCGCGGACCGCGCCGAACCCCACCCGAGCACGACGGTGGCCCGGCGCCGCGCGGGCACCGGGCCACCGGGGGCCGAGCACGATCAGGGCTGCATGACGCCGAGCCCGAGCAGCGCGAACACCAGCAGGCCCAGCCCGATCCGGTACCAGACGAACAGGTACACGCTGTGGCGCTCCACGAACCGCAGCAGCCACGCGATGCACGCGTAGCCCACCAGGCCGGCCACCAGCGTCGCCACGATCATCTGCGCACCCGAGGGCTGCAGGCCGGGACCACCGCCCTCGAACACGTGCGGGATCTCCGAGAGGCCCGCCGCGAACACCGCGGGGATCGCCAGCAGGAACGAGAACCGCACCGCCGTCGGCCGGGTCAGCCCCAGCGACAGCCCGGCGGTGATCGTGCCACCGGAGCGCGACACCCCGGGGATCAGCGCCAGCGCCTGCGCCAGTCCCATCAGCACGCCGTCGCGCAGCGTCAGGCCGTCCTGCGACCGCCGCTGCCTGCCGAACCGCTCCGCCAGCCCCAGCAGCACGCCGAAGACGATCAGCATCGCGCCGGTCACCCACAGGCTGCGCAGCGCCCCGCGGATGTAGTCCTGGAACAGCAGGCCCAGCACCCCGATCGGGATGCTGCCCACGATCACGTACCACGCCAGCCGGTAGTCCTGGGTGCGCCGCACCTCGGCGTCGACCAGGCCGCGGAACCACGTGCCGATCAGCCGGACGATGTCCTTGATGAAGAAGATGACCACGGCCAGTTCGGTACCGATCTGCGTCACCGCCGTGAACGAGGCGCCCGCGTCATCGCCGAAGAACAACTCCGAGACGATCCGCAGGTGCCCCGACGACGAGATCGGCAGGAACTCGGTCAGACCCTGGACCACGGCGAGCACCATGGCCTGCAACCACGACAACTGAACCCACTCCAGTGCTGTGAGAGATGAATCGGGCCCGCACCGGTTCCGCGACCAGGGCGACGCCTCGTCCTGAGCGCAAATCTTGCATCACCGCCCGCACCTGCCCCGTCCCGCCCCACCGCAGCGGCCACCAGCGACGACCCGCCCACCGAGCCCCGGCGTCGCCCCCGCTGGCGGAGACGAACTCTCGGCGAACGCGTCGTGAACGCCATCGGCGCCGGACGGGGCCTGGCCCACCGCCGGTGACGGGTGCGATGCTGGGTGGTCACCCGGGGGTGGGCGGCCGAGCACCACGGCAAATCAGGGATCCTGGAGGGGTCACCGCCCGAACCGCGGGCGCACGCACCTGGAGGGCCCCTTGCGCCGACTGGTCGCCGCCTGCCTCACCGCCACCGTGCTCACCGGCTGCGGTGGTGTCGGCGCCGACGATCCGCTGCAGGTCACCGACACGCTCACCGCCGCCGAACCGGCCCGCGCCCCCGACCAGCCCGCCCGGCCCGCGGGCACCGTGGTGCCCGCCCCGCCGACTGCGCTGAGCGCGTTCCTGCCCGGCGCTTCGACGTTGGCGACCGCGCACGAGCGCACCGTGTCCCTCTACGACGCGCGCGACCTGCGCCGCGCTCCGCGCACGGTGCGGCTGCCCGCGGCGCCCGCGACGTTGCGCGCCACCCCGGACGGGAAGCTGCTGGCCGCCCAGCCCGACGCCGACCTGGTCGCCCGCATCGATCCGGCGACCGGGACCGCCGAGCAGCTGCGCTACCCGGGCCGTCCGCTGGACGCCGCGCTCGTTCCCGGTGGGCTGGCGGTGGCGTTGGAGGCCACCGGCAGCGTCGCGCTGCCCGGCGGGAAGCAGGCCACCGGGTTCAAGCGGCCCGCGGAGCTGGTCGAGCTCGGCGGGCGGCTGCACGTGCTCGACGTGCTGGCGACCTCGTTGACGCCGGTCGACCCGGCCACCGGGGAGAAGGAACCCGCGCTGCGGGCGGGCACCGGCGCCACGCACGTGGCCGCCGACCGCTACGACCGGGTGCTGGCCGTGGACACCCGCGGGCAGGAGCTGCTGGCCTTCGCCACCGATCCGCTGATCATGAAGCAGCGCTACCCGGTGCCCGGCGCGCCCTTCGCCCTGGCCTACGACCCCGGCCGGGACCTCGCGTGGATCACGCTGACGGCGAGCAACGAGCTCGTCGGCTACGACGTCGCGGGCGGGGAACCGCGGGAGGTGCACCGGGTGCCGACCGTGCGGCAGCCGAACTCGGCGGCCGTGGACCCCGCTACCGGAGCAGTGTTCGTCGCCTCGGCAACCGGGGCAGGAATGCAGGTGGTGACGCCATGAGCGAAGAACGGGACCCCGAAACCTCTTCCGAGCCCGCCCCCGCCGGCCGCGGGGCGCGGGAGAGCGGCTTCTCCGACGAGAAGTGGGACTACCGGCCGCTGCGGCTGCCGCCGGGCATCACCCGGCTCAGCGCCGCCACCCAGCTGAGCATCCACGCCGAGTTCTCCGGGTGGGAGCTGTCCCGGGTGCTGCTCTACTCCGACGGCACCCGCAAGGTGTGGCTGCGCCGCCGCCGGAGCACCCCGGGCGTACCGGAGCTGCGCACCTGATCGGTCGCCCGTCGGGTGGGTGAGCCGGTATCGGCGGTCTCCGGTCTTCGCGGGTTCCTGACGCGTTCCTGATGCGTCGGCCGTGCCGTGTGGCGGGTCCGTTCCGGTGGACTGAAGATATCGACGGCGTGGTGGGAGTGCGATCTGCGCCACTCCCCAGGACCATCGGCCATACCCTCCCGACACCCGACGAACAGGAGCACGACGTGGAACCCGCCGAGCACAACCCGGCCGACCAGTTCGACCCGCCGCGCGCGAGCGTGCAGACGCTGCTGCCCGAGGCCGCCGTTCCAGGACAGCACCGCGGGCAGTGGCCCGGTGAGCTCGACGACGCCGACGAGAGCCACCTGATCCGCGGCTACGACTGACCGAACCCGGTCCCCGGCCCGGGACCGCCCGCCACCGGCTACGCGGGTGCGCTCCCCACCCGGTCGTCCAGCGCGGCGCCGAGGGTTCCGGGCCAGGTCGCGGCCATGCCGCGCACTCCTGCCAGCGCGGCGTGCAGCCTGCCGCGCGCGTCGAGCTCGGCGCCGCTCTTGAGCCATTCCCGCAGCACCTGGTTGTGCGCGGCGACGACGGCGGCCGCCGCGACCGCCGCGCGCAGCGCCGCGTCCGGTTCGCCGTCGTAGCGGCCGCGCAGGTAGCGGGTGAACGCCCGCTGGTAGTCGTCGGTGCTGGCGATCTCCTTGGCCCGCAGCGACGGGACCTGCCTGGTCAGCGCGAAGCGCTGCAGCGACACCGCGGGGTCGGCCAGGTAGGTCTCCAGCACCGCTTCGG includes:
- the mtnC gene encoding acireductone synthase, whose translation is MTEPVAARWVVIDIEGTVTPTSQVREVLYDYARPRLGPWIDEHPDDPEVGAAVADVRAEAGLPADAGTDAVVAVLHAWMDADRKATPLKTLQGLIWRQGYADAELTTELFPDVVGALLHFHDQGAGLAVFSSGSVAAQIASFSHTGDGDLRHLFQHHFDTTNAGPKREARSYRAMTEVLGTDPGDVLFASDVPAELDAAAEAGWRTVGLARPGEPFADADFGTHRAVTTFDDISIEVPA
- the mtnB gene encoding methylthioribulose 1-phosphate dehydratase, encoding MSAPITAGELDAAGAALAAESARFAGLGWMRGTSGNLSVTLRTDPLRLAVTTSGRDKGELTPQDVVVVDAAGAAVPDQPRPGRRPSAEAGLHARVAARAGAGAVVHVHVIAPVLAAARWPGGIVLRDLEMLKGLGRSAHDDEVTVPVVPNGQDMTWLGDRFDEVFDPATPALVVAGHGVYVWGDDLAQARHRTECLEWLTSFALAADQHTS
- a CDS encoding 1,2-dihydroxy-3-keto-5-methylthiopentene dioxygenase, which produces MTLLTVWDDTDPGTATLRTEDPAEIGGVLKEFGVRFERWQLRELPADATSEQVLDAYRSEVDRVIDSEGYIKVDAIAMRPSADPEWPAKAKAAREKFLSEHTHDDDEDRFFARGAGVFYLHLDGKVYAVLCEAGDLLSVPANTTHWFDMGTSPDFVSIRFFHDDDGWIGEFLNTDTAEKFPTFDDLMAGR
- a CDS encoding macrolide family glycosyltransferase; this translates as MNKHIAVVTVPGHGHINPTLPLVEELTRRGNRVSYATGQSMLELVEAAGADGVEMPSTLPSVRPGMQMTVDVMAGMLEYLHGESRNALPVLLERFSADRPDVVCVDMLTPAGRLLAQKLDVPIVPLVPSFAANEQVSLQQRSVPADFDPQHPALVKAAALFQELGEEYGLSGDQFPMRPVPGADSVVFLPKSFQFGGETFDDGFHFVGPCLGSRAEQDYTPADEQAPLLFISLGTGFNDRPDLYRTFLEAFGGTRWQVAMSIGGVVDVAELGEIPANFDVRPSFPQLGVLRRASAFVTHNGMGSTMEALAYGVPMVGVPQMMEQAANADRVTELGLGRRLPEEEITAQSVFAAVEAVASDEDIRANLAGMRADIAAAGGPVAGADVIENACR
- a CDS encoding RtcB family protein translates to MWADPSRVEDAAMAQLRNIADLPWVHGLAVMPDVHLGKGATVGSVIAMRDAVSPAAVGVDIGCGMSAVRTSLRAADLPDDLGRLRRRIESAVPVGFAMHDEPVDTGRVAGESGWDGFWGGFEELHDGVRGRRQRALRQLGSLGGGNHFIEVCLEQGGTDEGRVWLMLHSGSRNIGKELAERHIEVAKSLPHNADLPDRDLAVFVAGTPQMAAYRRDLFWAQEYARRNRAVLVSLVQRALAATVPGTRFDEPISCHHNYVAEETYGGVPLLVTRKGAIRAGSGELGIIPGSMGTGSFIVRGLGNPESFTSASHGAGRAMSRSKARRTFTAADLATQTAGVECRKDAGVVDEIPSAYKDIDEVIRAQTDLVDVVAHLKQVVCVKG
- a CDS encoding DUF6314 family protein, giving the protein MTEPLPVPDLAPVPVPDLAEYFAGRWVLRRDIADDAGVRLGGFAGEAEFTAGSGELVYRETGELELGAHRGPAQRTLHYRLVDPATASVHFDHGGYFHDLDLRSGRWRVEHPCRADLYRGEYAVHGPGSWWQRWHVAGPAKAHVLTTEFTRA
- a CDS encoding histidine phosphatase family protein, translating into MATLILLRHARSAANGSGVLAGRSPGVGLDTAGNAQAAGLTGRLAEVPISSLVVSPLQRCGETVREFAAARELAPVVDERLSEVDYGDWTGRKISELTAEPLWSVVQQHPSAAVFPGGEGLAHVQARAVAAIREHDARVSAEFGANAVWAVCSHGDVIKSVLADALGVHLDGFQRIVVDPCSISVVRYTETRPFVLKVNDTGSDVSGLLPPKEAASSDAVVGGSTGASA
- a CDS encoding undecaprenyl-diphosphate phosphatase, which encodes MSWLQAMVLAVVQGLTEFLPISSSGHLRIVSELFFGDDAGASFTAVTQIGTELAVVIFFIKDIVRLIGTWFRGLVDAEVRRTQDYRLAWYVIVGSIPIGVLGLLFQDYIRGALRSLWVTGAMLIVFGVLLGLAERFGRQRRSQDGLTLRDGVLMGLAQALALIPGVSRSGGTITAGLSLGLTRPTAVRFSFLLAIPAVFAAGLSEIPHVFEGGGPGLQPSGAQMIVATLVAGLVGYACIAWLLRFVERHSVYLFVWYRIGLGLLVFALLGLGVMQP
- a CDS encoding YncE family protein; this translates as MRRLVAACLTATVLTGCGGVGADDPLQVTDTLTAAEPARAPDQPARPAGTVVPAPPTALSAFLPGASTLATAHERTVSLYDARDLRRAPRTVRLPAAPATLRATPDGKLLAAQPDADLVARIDPATGTAEQLRYPGRPLDAALVPGGLAVALEATGSVALPGGKQATGFKRPAELVELGGRLHVLDVLATSLTPVDPATGEKEPALRAGTGATHVAADRYDRVLAVDTRGQELLAFATDPLIMKQRYPVPGAPFALAYDPGRDLAWITLTASNELVGYDVAGGEPREVHRVPTVRQPNSAAVDPATGAVFVASATGAGMQVVTP
- a CDS encoding DUF5703 family protein — encoded protein: MSEERDPETSSEPAPAGRGARESGFSDEKWDYRPLRLPPGITRLSAATQLSIHAEFSGWELSRVLLYSDGTRKVWLRRRRSTPGVPELRT
- a CDS encoding TetR family transcriptional regulator; protein product: MSEQPRPRAGRTPQGRRRIRGTVSSAALDLFAANGFEATTVDQIAEAAGVGRRTFFRYFRSKEDAVFGDHEERLADVAELLEQAGGEEPLPAVCRAAEAVLETYLADPAVSLQRFALTRQVPSLRAKEIASTDDYQRAFTRYLRGRYDGEPDAALRAAVAAAAVVAAHNQVLREWLKSGAELDARGRLHAALAGVRGMAATWPGTLGAALDDRVGSAPA